From a single Anaerolineaceae bacterium oral taxon 439 genomic region:
- a CDS encoding ABC transporter substrate-binding protein → MKKVFSVLVVFALFAALFAGVVAQDKVTLTVWESVGGPDEWLIQAGEKYAEMNPNVTVEFVNVEIVDSSTQIALDGPSGIGPDLFAAPHDKLGELVAGGHVLPTVDAEAVAAAILPSAAQALTYDGVMYGYPTTADTYVLFYNKELVDKAPETFEELADWVREFNEANPDKYGFVMDVGNVYYTILFTTMNGNRLFGPDGLDTSSSYLATEDAIAGMKIFQSLHDVVPFNAADLDTGTADGAFSAGTAALHISGPWNVSKFTEDGIDFGVATLPSLDGKVPASSFSGTRGMFVSAYSAHPEEAADFAKFLISEEMQRLRYEITGAIPAIPLEVESEIVNGFIEQLKYAFPMPSVPAMTAFWDSAGAASANIWDGADVEAELQKLDTAIVGFTAK, encoded by the coding sequence ATGAAGAAAGTTTTTTCGGTTTTAGTTGTTTTCGCTTTATTTGCTGCGTTGTTTGCCGGCGTCGTCGCGCAGGATAAAGTTACGCTGACCGTTTGGGAATCCGTCGGCGGTCCCGACGAATGGCTGATTCAGGCTGGCGAAAAGTATGCTGAAATGAATCCGAACGTTACGGTCGAATTCGTCAATGTCGAAATTGTCGATTCCTCGACGCAGATCGCGCTCGACGGCCCGTCCGGTATCGGCCCCGATCTTTTCGCCGCTCCGCATGATAAGCTGGGCGAGCTCGTTGCCGGCGGGCATGTTCTTCCGACCGTTGACGCGGAAGCAGTCGCCGCTGCGATCCTGCCTTCCGCCGCTCAGGCGTTAACGTACGACGGCGTCATGTACGGATACCCAACGACCGCGGATACGTACGTGCTGTTTTATAACAAGGAGCTGGTTGACAAGGCCCCGGAGACGTTTGAAGAGCTCGCCGATTGGGTCAGGGAATTCAACGAAGCCAACCCGGATAAATACGGGTTTGTCATGGACGTCGGGAACGTGTACTATACGATCCTGTTTACGACGATGAACGGGAACCGGCTTTTCGGTCCGGACGGCCTCGACACCTCTTCTTCTTATCTGGCGACCGAAGACGCGATTGCCGGAATGAAGATTTTCCAATCGCTGCATGACGTCGTTCCGTTCAACGCCGCCGACCTCGATACCGGTACCGCCGACGGCGCGTTCAGCGCCGGTACGGCCGCGCTCCATATTTCCGGCCCCTGGAACGTCTCCAAATTTACGGAAGACGGGATCGACTTCGGCGTTGCGACGCTTCCGTCGCTCGACGGGAAGGTTCCTGCTTCTTCGTTCTCCGGTACCCGCGGGATGTTCGTCTCCGCGTACAGCGCGCATCCGGAAGAAGCCGCCGATTTCGCGAAGTTCCTGATCTCGGAAGAAATGCAGCGGCTGCGCTATGAGATTACCGGCGCGATTCCGGCGATTCCGCTGGAAGTTGAATCGGAAATTGTCAACGGCTTCATTGAACAGCTGAAATACGCGTTCCCGATGCCGTCCGTTCCGGCGATGACCGCGTTCTGGGATTCCGCCGGCGCCGCGTCCGCGAATATCTGGGACGGGGCCGACGTCGAAGCCGAGCTCCAGAAGCTTGATACCGCGATCGTAGGTTTTACCGCCAAATAA
- a CDS encoding sugar ABC transporter permease codes for MVRRDKFVRTANMVLVYVFLTLAALLVLYPVVYLISAAFTPGSSISNLSTVPFGNGFTFEHFAKLFRKSNYLLWFKNTLMIAVGVSLATVFVCTIAAYVFSRFRFPFKKSLMLSFLILQIFPSFLGMVAIYVILLRLGGLDTLWGMVLIYTAGNVPYNTWLVKSYVDSIPRTLDEAAKIDGASNARTFFQIVLPLTKPIITFLAISSFTGPWMEYIFAKLVLRSNAKQTLAIGLLTFVTDRKNEFTVFCAGALLIAIPFVISFVVTQNILVTSLSSGALKE; via the coding sequence ATGGTGCGGCGGGATAAATTCGTTCGCACGGCGAATATGGTTCTGGTTTATGTGTTTCTGACGCTGGCCGCGCTGCTCGTGCTGTACCCGGTTGTCTACCTGATATCCGCCGCGTTTACGCCCGGAAGCTCGATTTCCAATCTGAGCACGGTTCCATTCGGGAACGGGTTTACGTTTGAACATTTTGCCAAGCTGTTCCGTAAGTCGAATTACCTGCTCTGGTTCAAGAATACGCTGATGATCGCCGTAGGCGTGTCGCTGGCGACGGTCTTCGTCTGCACGATTGCGGCGTACGTATTTTCGCGGTTCCGCTTCCCGTTTAAGAAGAGCCTGATGCTGTCGTTCCTGATTTTGCAGATTTTTCCGTCGTTTTTGGGCATGGTTGCGATTTATGTGATCCTGCTCCGATTGGGCGGTCTCGATACGCTCTGGGGGATGGTCCTGATTTATACGGCCGGGAACGTTCCGTATAATACCTGGCTGGTTAAGAGCTACGTCGACTCGATTCCGCGGACGCTCGACGAAGCGGCGAAGATCGACGGCGCGTCGAACGCGCGGACATTTTTCCAGATCGTGCTGCCGCTGACGAAGCCGATTATTACCTTCCTGGCGATTTCGAGCTTCACGGGGCCCTGGATGGAGTATATTTTTGCGAAGTTAGTGCTGCGCTCGAACGCGAAGCAGACGCTGGCGATCGGGCTGCTGACGTTCGTGACAGATCGGAAGAACGAGTTTACGGTCTTCTGCGCTGGGGCGCTCCTGATCGCGATCCCGTTCGTGATCTCGTTCGTCGTGACGCAGAATATCCTGGTAACGTCGCTGAGCTCCGGAGCGTTGAAGGAGTAA
- a CDS encoding ABC transporter permease, producing the protein MAAVSAIHDDPERKRLFRTSIIFMGLGHLLQLKQYVKGALFALIEILFLIFIPTLFGKVHGLITLGDPKPDLPMIERDHSMFMMIDGITVLAVIFLFFVLYALSVKSALSDYDERKLTGKNDSGQNIFSELANKSFPILGLMPALILVIFFIIVPLLFSALVAFTDYSAPDHIPPNNVVNWVGLENFRTLFGGSNVWAGAFGRVAFWTILWGAAATVTCYAGGIIMATVLTQLKIRLISVFRSIYILPYAIPIVVSMMIWRNLLNGSFGIVNRTLLQLGLIDKSSMIPWLSDPTLAKIICIVINLWAGFPYFMLLTMGTMTSISGDQFEAAQIDGASNYQTFRYITLPQVLYQTMPLIIMSFTFNINNFGAIFFLTGGDPIVSDSTLTGAGGTDILVTWIYKLTINLLKYNYASVIAICIFAILAPFAIYNFRRTKSFKEGEI; encoded by the coding sequence ATGGCAGCTGTATCCGCTATTCATGACGACCCGGAACGGAAGCGGCTTTTCCGGACGTCGATTATCTTCATGGGACTGGGGCATCTTCTCCAGCTGAAGCAGTACGTTAAAGGCGCGTTGTTTGCGCTGATTGAGATCCTGTTCCTGATTTTTATTCCGACCCTGTTCGGGAAGGTTCACGGCCTGATTACGTTGGGCGACCCCAAGCCGGATCTTCCGATGATCGAACGGGACCATTCGATGTTCATGATGATCGATGGGATTACCGTTCTGGCCGTGATTTTCCTTTTCTTCGTCCTGTACGCGCTGTCGGTTAAAAGCGCTTTGTCGGATTACGACGAACGGAAGTTGACCGGAAAGAACGACAGCGGCCAGAACATTTTCTCCGAACTGGCGAACAAATCCTTCCCGATTCTTGGCCTGATGCCGGCGTTGATCCTCGTTATTTTCTTTATTATTGTTCCGCTCCTGTTTTCGGCGCTGGTCGCGTTTACCGACTATTCCGCCCCGGATCATATTCCGCCGAATAACGTCGTGAACTGGGTCGGGCTGGAAAACTTCCGGACCCTGTTCGGCGGCAGTAACGTTTGGGCGGGCGCGTTCGGGCGCGTCGCGTTTTGGACGATTCTTTGGGGCGCGGCGGCGACGGTGACCTGCTACGCCGGCGGGATTATCATGGCGACGGTCCTGACGCAGCTTAAAATCAGGCTCATCTCGGTTTTTCGCTCGATTTACATTTTGCCGTACGCGATCCCGATCGTCGTTTCGATGATGATCTGGCGCAACCTGCTCAACGGGTCGTTTGGGATTGTCAACCGGACGCTGCTTCAGCTGGGGCTGATCGATAAAAGCAGCATGATCCCCTGGCTGAGCGATCCGACGCTGGCGAAAATTATCTGTATCGTGATTAATCTCTGGGCGGGCTTCCCGTACTTCATGCTGCTGACGATGGGGACGATGACGTCGATCAGCGGGGATCAGTTTGAGGCGGCGCAGATCGACGGCGCGTCGAATTACCAGACGTTCCGCTATATTACGCTGCCGCAGGTGCTGTACCAGACGATGCCGCTGATTATTATGTCGTTTACGTTCAATATCAATAACTTTGGCGCGATTTTCTTCCTGACCGGGGGCGATCCGATCGTTTCGGATTCGACGCTGACCGGCGCGGGCGGGACCGATATCCTGGTGACCTGGATTTATAAGCTGACGATTAACCTGCTGAAGTATAACTACGCGTCGGTGATCGCGATTTGCATCTTCGCGATTTTAGCGCCGTTCGCGATCTATAACTTCCGCCGCACGAAATCATTCAAGGAAGGAGAAATCTGA